A part of Arachis hypogaea cultivar Tifrunner chromosome 12, arahy.Tifrunner.gnm2.J5K5, whole genome shotgun sequence genomic DNA contains:
- the LOC112727277 gene encoding uncharacterized protein translates to MFSSVRISRVEIFSYLPVWQFSIPSSASSMESLSSLKPSHHHHQSLLSLNHHHSTTPFSSVPFLSLPSSSSSSSASFRFSPIKASHSPKNPLTHVTQTLNPFFSLILKSACIAAALFLMRLHFNSPALAAAATAAPQPPSSATESSPEDASGEEKISPEKKVSGEENSTVEDLQSLIEAKIRERKFDEAVPMVDRLIEIEPEELDWPLLKAHLRARNNDHAVARNLFEEVLKRDPYNVIALHGLLVAAFELKEPTKDFMPRFEEAVKFLEKEERDSEARDLKLLIAQVKVLEGELSSALKVYEDLVTKEPKDFRPYLCKGVVYTMMKKKDEAERQFEKFRELVPEDHHHKDYFEDNANVFLQKLEQKKEAALKR, encoded by the exons ATGTTCTCATCGGTGAGAATCTCTCGGGTTgagatatttagttatttaccgGTTTGGCAGTTCTCAATTCCCAGTTCAGCCTCATCCATGGAGTCTCTCTCTTCCCTGAAACCCTCTCATCACCACCACCAATCCCTTCTCTCTCTTAATCAccaccattcaacaacaccattcTCTTCCGTTCCTTTCCTTTCTCTAccatcttcctcctcttcctcttccgcTTCCTTTCGATTTTCACCCATCAAAGCCTCACACTCACCCAAAAACCCATTAACCCACGTGACCCAAACACTAAACCCCTTCTTCTCACTCATCCTCAAATCAGCATGCATCGCAGCTGCATTGTTCCTCATGCGCCTTCACTTCAATTCTCCCGCCCTCGCCGCTGCCGCTACAGCCGCACCGCAACCACCATCTTCCGCGACGGAATCCTCTCCGGAAGATGCCTCCGGCGAAGAAAAAATCTCCCCCGAAAAAAAGGTTTCGGGTGAAGAGAACAGCACCGTTGAAGATCTTCAGTCCCTCATCGAAGCAAAGATCAGAGAGCGTAAATTCGACGAAGCGGTTCCGATGGTAGACCGCTTGATTGAAATTGAGCCGGAGGAGCTTGATTGGCCGCTGCTGAAGGCGCACCTGCGTGCCCGCAACAACGACCACGCGGTGGCGCGGAACTTGTTTGAAGAAGTGCTGAAGAGAGACCCTTATAACGTGATTGCGCTTCATGGTCTTCTTGTGGCGGCTTTTGAGTTGAAGGAACCAACGAAGGATTTTATGCCAAGGTTTGAAGAAGCTGTGAAGTTCCtggagaaagaagagagggaTTCTGAGGCAAGGGACTTGAAGCTGCTAATTGCGCAG GTTAAGGTTTTGGAAGGGGAATTATCCAGTGCGCTGAAGGTGTATGAGGATCTTGTGACAAAAGAACCGAAGGATTTTAGGCCTTACTTGTGTAAGGGTGTGGTGTATActatgatgaagaagaaagatgAAGCTGAAAGACAGTTTGAGAAGTTTAGGGAACTTGTCCCAGAGGATCATCATCACAAAGATTATTTTGAGGACAATGCTAATGTGTTCTTGCAGAAGCTAGAGCAAAAGAAAGAAGCGGCTCTGAAGAGGTGA